A single Oncorhynchus nerka isolate Pitt River linkage group LG10, Oner_Uvic_2.0, whole genome shotgun sequence DNA region contains:
- the LOC115136074 gene encoding 14-3-3 protein epsilon isoform X1, producing MVKEMVESMKNVAGMDVELTVEERNLLSVAYKNVIGARRASWRIISSLEQKEENKGGEDKLKMIREYRQTVETELKSICNDILDVLDKHLIPAANTGESKVFYYKMKGDYHRYLAEFATGNDRKEAAENSLVAYKAASDIAMIELPPTHPIRLGLALNFSVFYYEILNSPDRACRLAKAAFDDAIAELDTLSEESYKDSTLIMQLLRDNLTLWTSDMQGDGEEQNKELLQDVEDETQ from the exons aaaTGGTGGAGTCCATGAAGAACGTGGCGGGCATGGACGTGGAGCTGACGGTGGAGGAGCGGAACCTGCTGTCGGTGGCTTACAAGAACGTGATCGGAGCCAGAAGAGCGTCCTggaggataatcagcagccttgAACAGAAGGAGGAGAACAAAGGAGGCGAAGACAAACTGAAGATGATCCGGGAATACAGGCAAACG GTGGAGACTGAGCTGAAATCAATCTGTAATGACATTCTGGATGTACTGGACAAGCACCTCATTCCAGCAGCAAACACTGGAGAATCGAAGGTTTTCTACTACAAAAT GAAGGGAGACTACCACAGGTACCTGGCAGAGTTTGCCACGGGCAACGACCGAAAGGAGGCGGCAGAGAACAGCTTGGTTGCGTACAAAGCTGCAAGCGACATCGCCATGATCGAACTCCCACCGACACACCCTATCCGTCTGGGACTGGCGCTCAACTTCTCCGTATTTTATTATGAAATCCTCAATTCCCCCGACCGCGCATGCAG GTTGGCGAAGGCGGCATTTGACGATGCCATTGCAGAACTGGACACGCTGAGCGAGGAGAGCTACAAGGACTCCACACTCATCATGCAGTTGCTACGCGACAACCTGACACTATGGACTTCAGATATGCAGGGAGACG